From the Myxococcaceae bacterium JPH2 genome, the window AGATATGCGTGAGCTACGGTGAGGCATGGTGGTCTGCTCGGGGAATGACGGTGCCTCCCTGAAGGGCAGGAAACGAATTCCTCACTGAAACCCGGGACGGGGCCGTATAGATTGCGGAGGCCCGAGTGACAGGCCGGTCGCCGCGCGCGGGTGCGAGGAATTCGAACACCTATGAGATTCCGTCGGTTCTTGCTGGCCTCGGCGCTTGCCTTGTCTTCTGGTGCCTGCATGACGGGCAACATCGGCGGGCAGGATGAAGCCCCGGAGAGCGCCGCTGCACCCGCGCGCGTTCGCCGATTGACTCGGGACGAGTACGACAACTCGGTGTCCGCGGTGTTGGGGTCGCCGCAGACCGTGGGTCAAGGCTTCGCCGCCGAGGACTCCATCCTCGGATTCTCCACGCATGAGCGCCTCCAGGTGACATCGCTGCTGGCGGATCAGCTGGACACCGCCGCGGTCAACCTGAGCGAAGTGGGCGTCACGCAGCTCAAGGGCCTCCTCACGTGTCCGGGGCAGACGCCCGAGGCGTGCGCGCGCGCCTTCATCCGGAAGGTGGGCGCCCGCGCGTTCCGACGTCCCGTGACGACCGAGGAGGAGAACGACCTGCTGGCGCTCTACAACGCCGGGGCCACCGGGGCCACCGCGACCGATGGCGCCAAGCTCGTGCTCCAGGGCATCTTCTCCTCGGCCTCGTTTGTCTATCGCACGGAGCTGGGGCCGGAGCGTGGCCGCCCCGGGCAGCTCGTGGAGATGACGCCCTACGAGGTCGCCTCCGCGCTGTCCTATGCCGTCACCGCGGGTCCCCCCGATGACGCGCTCCTCGCCGCCGCTGACTCCGGCGCATTGTCCTCCGCCGACGAGCGCGAGCGACAGGTGCGCCGCCTGCTCGCCACCCCCGCGGCGCGCCGCCAGCTTCACGAGTTCGTCTTGGAGTGGCTGGGGCTGACGGGTGTCAGCAAGATCAACAAGAACAACCAGGTCTATCCAGACTTCAGCGTGGAGTTCCGCGAGTCCGCTCAAGCTGAGACAGATGCCTTCATCGACGATGTGCTGTCGCGCACGGGCGGCTCGGTGACGGAGCTGTTGGGCGCGGGCTATTCGGTGGCGGACGAGCGGATGGCCAACTTCTATGGCGTGTCCGCGCCGACGACCTTGGATGCGTCAGGGGTTGGCCGCATCACGTTGCCGGCGGATCGCGCGGGCATCCTCACCCAGGCCAGCGTC encodes:
- a CDS encoding DUF1592 domain-containing protein → MRFRRFLLASALALSSGACMTGNIGGQDEAPESAAAPARVRRLTRDEYDNSVSAVLGSPQTVGQGFAAEDSILGFSTHERLQVTSLLADQLDTAAVNLSEVGVTQLKGLLTCPGQTPEACARAFIRKVGARAFRRPVTTEEENDLLALYNAGATGATATDGAKLVLQGIFSSASFVYRTELGPERGRPGQLVEMTPYEVASALSYAVTAGPPDDALLAAADSGALSSADERERQVRRLLATPAARRQLHEFVLEWLGLTGVSKINKNNQVYPDFSVEFRESAQAETDAFIDDVLSRTGGSVTELLGAGYSVADERMANFYGVSAPTTLDASGVGRITLPADRAGILTQASVMATYAHFDSSSPIKRGKFILTRLLCRTVSPPPPSVVIISPSPRPDTTTRDRFAAHTNNPACSGCHKVIDPIGFGMEDFDGLGAHRTEENGFPVDASGGLDAPDGTRFSFSGGAQLSRYLSTSNEVADCVPLQLFRYAMGREERPSDADALTAMRGGAFRSERLKVTEALVSLVRAPSFTQRRVPSR